One window from the genome of Magnolia sinica isolate HGM2019 chromosome 4, MsV1, whole genome shotgun sequence encodes:
- the LOC131243880 gene encoding 7-deoxyloganetic acid glucosyl transferase-like, whose translation MEKAPPHVLIFPFPLLGHINSMLRLADLLCLAGIHVTFLNTDHTHHRLLRSNPNLLAGRPGLRFRTISDGLPVDESRRPARFTDLFFSLRSATKPLLRAMLAGSGGRPGSDDTVTCIVVDGLLTFAIDVADELGIPIFIFRTASPCSFWTFFCGPALAAGGELPFEEDDMDRPIRGVPGMEAFLRRRDLPSFFRVKQLSDVHLQLILTATQDTTRASRFILNAFEDIDGPILSHIRAHCPTTYAIGPLHAHLQSRLTESNDSPPTDFTPSSISFLTEDRSCMTWLDSQPHKSVLYISFGSIAAATGDQLLEFWHGVVNSQTRFLWVMRPDIVDGMGQMPAELTEATDERGRLVGWAPQVDVLAHTAVGGFLTHSGWNSTLESVSAGVPMICWPFFADQHINSRYVEGVWKVGLDMKDRCDRRTVEMMIRELMEGKREELVKSTARIADLAKRSVSQGGSSYMSFEKLVKDIRSINSGPHPDGGK comes from the exons ATGGAGAAAGCTCCCCCGCACGTGCTCATCTTCCCTTTCCCACTCCTCGGCCACATCAACTCCATGCTCAGGTTAGCAGACCTCTTATGCCTAGCTGGCATCCACGTCACCTTCCTCAACACCGACCACACCCACCACCGCCTCCTCCGCTCAAACCCTAACCTCCTGGCCGGCCGGCCCGGCCTTCGATTCCGAACAATCTCCGACGGCCTCCCGGTAGACGAGTCCCGACGGCCCGCTCGGTTCACGGACCTCTTCTTCTCGCTCAGATCGGCGACGAAACCGCTCCTCAGGGCGATGCTGGCCGGTTCCGGCGGGCGGCCGGGATCTGATGACACGGTGACGTGTATTGTGGTGGACGGGCTCTTGACGTTTGCGATCGATGTCGCAGATGAGCTTGGGATCCCGATCTTCATCTTTCGTACGGCCAGCCCTTGCAGCTTCTGGACTTTTTTCTGCGGTCCGGCACTCGCTGCAGGAGGTGAGCTCCCATTTGAAGAAG ACGACATGGATCGGCCCATAAGAGGCGTGCCGGGAATGGAAGCCTTCCTCAGACGTAGAGACCTGCCGAGTTTCTTCCGAGTCAAACAACTCAGTGACGTGCATCTCCAACTCATCTTGACCGCAACTCAAGACACGACTCGAGCTTCGCGCTTCATTCTCAACGCCTTCGAAGACATTGACGGCCCCATCCTGTCCCATATCCGAGCCCACTGCCCCACAACGTATGCCATCGGACCGCTCCACGCCCACCTCCAATCTCGACTCACCGAGTCAAACGATTCCCCACCTACCGATTTCACCCCATCTTCCATCAGCTTCTTGACGGAAGACAGGTCCTGCATGACGTGGCTTGACTCCCAGCCACACAAATCCGTCCTCTACATTAGCTTCGGAAGTATCGCGGCCGCGACTGGGGACCAGTTGCTGGAATTCTGGCACGGCGTGGTCAACAGTCAGACCCGCTTCTTGTGGGTCATGCGCCCGGACATCGTTGATGGAATGGGTCAGATGCCAGCCGAGCTTACGGAAGCAACAGACGAGAGGGGGAGACTTGtaggatgggccccacaagtggatGTGCTGGCCCACACGGCGGTGGGCGGGTTCTTGACTCACAGCGGGTGGAACTCGACGTTGGAGAGCGTGTCAGCGGGAGTACCGATGATTTGCTGGCCCTTTTTCGCGGACCAGCATATCAATAGTCGGTATGTTGAGGGGGTATGGAAGGTTGGTTTGGACATGAAAGATAGATGCGATAGAagaacggttgagatgatgatcagGGAGTTGATGGAAGGGAAGCGGGAAGAACTGGTGAAATCGACGGCTAGGATTGCTGATCTGGCGAAGAGAAGTGTGAGCCAAGGTGGGTCATCATACATGAGTTTTGAGAAATTGGTGAAGGACATCAGATCAATCAACTCCGGGCCGCATCCTGATGGAGGAAAATGA
- the LOC131243879 gene encoding 17.4 kDa class I heat shock protein-like, with product MSIIPNIFGRRTNVFDPFSLDVWDPFDGFPFSSNVPSLPSSSRPRSEISSFVGAQIDWKETPAAHVFKADLPGLKKEEVKVEVEDGRVLQISGERSREQEEKTDTWHRVERSSGKFLRRLRLPENAKVEGVKAAMENGVLTVTVPKEEVKKPDVKSIEISG from the coding sequence ATGTCGATCATCCCCAACATCTTCGGTCGCCGGACCAACGTTTTCGATCCATTCTCGCTCGACGTGTGGGACCCATTCGACGGCTTCCCCTTCTCCTCCAACGTCCCATCTCTGCCATCCTCCTCTCGCCCGCGCTCGGAGATCTCGTCCTTCGTAGGGGCACAGATCGACTGGAAAGAAACCCCGGCCGCACACGTGTTCAAGGCCGATCTGCCGGGCCTGAAGAAGGAAGAGGTGAAGGTTGAGGTCGAGGACGGGCGGGTGCTGCAGATCAGCGGCGAGAGGAGCCGCGAGCAGGAGGAGAAGACGGACACGTGGCACCGCGTCGAGAGGTCAAGTGGCAAGTTCTTGAGGCGATTAAGGTTGCCGGAGAATGCGAAGGTGGAGGGAGTGAAGGCAGCAATGGAGAACGGAGTGCTGACTGTAACGGTTCCGAAAGAAGAGGTAAAGAAGCCTGATGTGAAATCCATTGAAATTTCTGGTTGA
- the LOC131244646 gene encoding uncharacterized protein LOC131244646, with the protein MKETAGSYMYINIRAIQLQIQKQQKSPLGISLAKHLRSIGAKIFGAFLCSHCLEQKQEPASVIQDKILFMINNISASNMDVKAKEFSDVLKKQYYPWFAQYMVMKRHGRMRSSQSFYKGRSSAWNAVLSSGMSNNNSNTLRELII; encoded by the exons ATGAAAGAAACAGCTGGTTCCTACATGTATATCAACATCCGGGCAATCCAACTCCAAATACAAAAGCAACAAAAAAGTCCATTGGGTATTTCTCTGGCAAAACACCTGCGTTCGATAGGAGCTAAGATTTTTGGAGCTTTCTTGTGTTCTCATTGCTTAGAACAGAAACAG GAACCTGCATCAGTGATACAGGACAAGATTTTATTTATGATTAATAATATTTCAGCTTCAAATATGGATGTGAAAGCAAAAGAATTTAGTGATGTCCTGAAAAAGCAGTACTATCCATGGTTTGCTCAGTATATGGTGATGAAAAG ACACGGACGAATGAGGTCCAGCCAGAGCTTCTACAAGGGACGTTCAAGTGCTTGGAATGCAGTTTTGTCATCAGGAATGTCGAATAACAATTCAAATACACTGAG GGAATTGATTATTTGA
- the LOC131243881 gene encoding 17.8 kDa class I heat shock protein-like, whose protein sequence is MSIIPSVFGRRTNVFDPFSLDVWDPFQGFPFDSSLFPSRSDFTRETSQFANTQIDWKETPEAHVFKADLPGLKKEEVKVEVEEGRVLQISGERSKDKEEKNDTWHRVERTSGRFLRRFRLPENAKVEGVKAAMENGVLTVTVPKVEVKKPDVKAIEISG, encoded by the coding sequence ATGTCGATCATCCCCAGCGTCTTTGGCCGCAGAACCAACGTCTTCGATCCCTTTTCCCTCGACGTATGGGACCCATTTCAAGGCTTCCCCTTCGACTCCTCTCTCTTCCCATCTCGCTCCGATTTCACCAGAGAAACCTCCCAGTTCGCAAACACGCAGATAGATTGGAAGGAGACTCCCGAAGCGCATGTCTTCAAAGCAGATCTGCCGGGGCTGAAAAAGGAGGAGGTGAAGGTGGAGGTTGAAGAAGGGAGAGTGCTCCAGATCAGCGGCGAGAGAAGCAAGGACAAGGAGGAGAAGAACGACACGTGGCACCGCGTCGAGAGGACAAGTGGCAGGTTCCTGAGGCGATTCAGGTTGCCGGAGAATGCGAAGGTGGAGGGAGTGAAGGCAGCAATGGAGAACGGAGTCCTGACTGTAACGGTTCCAAAAGTGGAGGTGAAGAAGCCCGATGTGAAGGCCATTGAAATCTCTGGCTGA